One window of the Tachypleus tridentatus isolate NWPU-2018 chromosome 10, ASM421037v1, whole genome shotgun sequence genome contains the following:
- the LOC143230679 gene encoding ral guanine nucleotide dissociation stimulator-like 1 has protein sequence MNPVGVTEDHHHSLWRLWGEEKTKDAIYSVYLKKVRYHPFSLPENKESNVIEEAQTQLQWEMVQVKFIKAGTLDKLVESLASDVGELESTYITIFLATYRSFATPQKVVTLLLNRYKQLCCTEVKMKEDIKEQHKKTIIQVMHVWLDMYSEDFKDPPQYFALHQVIEFAKQFVPTGQLELRAQYKLDKFKREEETEEKFREVGWCHSNAESVDINEVEVVMPYNFFEIPEDHFALQLTWMDAELFKKLVPYQCLGSVWSRREKNTDWEIIPSTVTATVNQFNAVSLSVMSTVLYDTEMKLSLRASVISKWIDIAQELRFLKNFSSLKAVVAALQCNSIHRLKKVWLAVPREKFEVYNELARIFSEDNNQIICRNLLVKEGSAKFVEVVGDDDHQLQKALQRQLSVGNHGPMQGTIPYLGTFLTDLTMIDAAIPDKNQDGLINFDKKRKEFEVLAQIKLLQSAAKNYNITPDERFLAWFDSVPVIDENESYRLSCLIEPQLQNFGISDKTGNSTKNTRHKKNLSTSSTSTTSSSSVFYDDDHSNTSVPSTGIDCIVSSNDMVHSGSSLSLPLLVHGNSKSSVMLPGSPTTPLRSRSTEFYIIRVSVEKRGKSEGSGSAVYKSIMLSNRDHTRTVIQNALMKHELSGSPDDYSLAQILPEGYMVFPDNVNIFYALNTSYDLNFVVCPKQDDSPECQKKKTKYPHKMKRLFSVMT, from the coding sequence ATGAACCCAGTGGGAGTGACAGAAGATCACCATCATTCTTTGTGGCGACTGTGGGGAGAGGAGAAGACAAAGGATGCAATATACAGTGTTTATCTTAAAAAGGTCCGTTACCATCCATTCTCCTTACCTGAAAATAAAGAATCAAATGTGATAGAGGAAGCTCAGACTCAGTTACAGTGGGAAATGGTTCaggtaaaatttataaaagctgGCACTTTGGATAAATTAGTGGAAAGTTTGGCATCTGATGTAGGTGAACTGGAATCAACATACATCACTATTTTTCTGGCAACTTACCGATCATTTGCAACCCCACAAAAAGTTGTTACCTTACTTTTAAATAGATACAAGCAATTGTGTTGTACAGAAGTGAAAATGAAAGAGGACATTAAAgaacaacacaaaaaaacaataattcaggTCATGCATGTCTGGTTAGATATGTATTCTGAGGATTTTAAAGATCCTCCACAATACTTTGCTCTACATCAGGTTATTGAATTTGCTAAACAGTTTGTTCCAACAGGACAGTTAGAACTCAGAGCGCAGTACAAACTTGATAAGTTTAAACGAGAAGAAGAGACTGAAGAAAAATTTAGAGAGGTTGGTTGGTGCCATTCAAATGCAGAAAGTGTAGATATTAATGAGGTTGAAGTTGTTATGCCATATAATTTTTTTGAGATTCCAGAGGATCATTTTGCTTTACAGCTTACATGGATGGATGCTGAGCTTTTCAAGAAATTAGTCCCCTATCAATGCCTTGGATCAGTTTGGTCAAGAAGAGAGAAAAACACAGATTGGGAAATAATTCCTTCTACTGTTACGGCTACAGTAAACCAGTTCAATGCAGTTTCCTTGAGTGTTATGTCAACTGTGTTATACGATACTGAGATGAAATTATCACTAAGAGCAAGTGTGATTTCCAAATGGATAGATATTGCTCAAGAGCTTCgctttttaaaaaatttttcaTCTTTGAAAGCTGTGGTTGCTGCTCTGCAGTGTAATTCTATCCATCGTTTAAAGAAAGTTTGGCTTGCAGTTCCTAGAGAAAAGTTTGAAGTGTATAATGAGTTAGCACGAATATTTTCAGAagataataatcaaataatttgCAGAAATCTGCTTGTAAAAGAAGGGTCAGCCAAGTTCGTGGAGGTTGTGGGAGATGATGACCACCAGTTACAGAAAGCATTACAAAGGCAGTTGTCAGTTGGGAATCATGGTCCAATGCAAGGCACAATTCCTTATCTTGGAACATTCCTCACAGACCTTACCATGATAGATGCAGCAATTCCTGATAAGAACCAAGATGGtctaataaattttgataaaaaaagaaaagaatttgaAGTGTTGGCTCAGATTAAACTACTTCAAAGTGCAGCAAAAAATTACAACATAACTCCAGATGAGAGGTTTCTTGCTTGGTTTGATTCTGTTCCAGTCATTGATGAGAATGAGAGCTACAGACTTTCATGTTTGATAGAACCTCAACTCCAAAATTTTGGTATCAGTGATAAAACAGGAAATAGTACAAAGAACACGAGACACAAGAAAAACCTTTCAACTTCTTCTACTTCAACTACGTCTTCCAGTAGTGTGTTTTATGATGATGATCACAGTAATACTAGTGTGCCTTCCACTGGAATTGATTGTATTGTTTCATCTAATGACATGGTGCATTCTGGTTCCAGTCTGTCCCTTCCTTTACTTGTCCATGGTAATTCTAAGTCTTCAGTTATGTTGCCTGGTTCACCTACAACTCCTCTGCGATCTCGGTCTACAGAATTTTATATTATCAGGGTAAGTGTTGAGAAAAGAGGAAAAAGTGAGGGAAGTGGTTCAGCTGTGTATAAGAGCATAATGTTAAGCAATAGGGATCACACAAGGACAGTCATTCAGAATGCTTTAATGAAACATGAACTGTCAGGAAGCCCTGATGACTACAGTTTGGCTCAAATTCTTCCTGAAGGGTATATGGTTTTTCCagataatgttaatattttttatgctcTGAACACTTCCTATGATCTAAACTTTGTTGTGTGCCCTAAACAAGATGACTCTCCTGAATGTCAAAAGAAAAAGACTAAATACCCACACAAAATGAAACGTTTATTTTCAGTGATGACCTGA
- the LOC143230680 gene encoding uncharacterized protein LOC143230680 isoform X2, producing the protein MATRYNTKESSFKLIYWNISHIIIYMIAIASSLTGAIFFSVSEKKFNGHCPLYSDIVVVMVPGKNDSFRFVTDIHAEKRTKWGSSHSCNFCSFMLVASFVYGLTLVWFFCVCSGNGNIGATGVPNSWRLIPPALLFTVIMSVAMCVSAFMLTMGMRYFCHQIENGPIISSVTPIHPQLAMWTAALTWILALFVLSLRCVSGIDFKEKSNNTAKVTR; encoded by the exons ATGGCCACTAGATATAATACTAAAGAGAGCTCTTTTAAACTAATATACTGGAACATTTctcatataataatttatatgattgCTATAGCATCTTCACTTACAGGtgctatttttttttctgtaagcgaaaaaaaatttaatggcCATTGTCCTCTTTACAGCGATATTGTTGTTGTCATGGTTCCAGGAAAAAACGACTCTTTTCGTTTTGTAACAGATATACATGCAGAAAAGCGGACGAAATGGGGATCAAGTCATTCATGTAacttttgtagctttatgctgGTTGCATCTTTTGTATATGGGTTGACACTGGTATGGTTTTTTTGCGTTTGCTCTGGAAATGGAAACATAGGAGCAACTGG TGTTCCAAATTCCTGGAGACTAATTCCACCGGCCTTATTGTTTACTGTTATAATGTCTGTCGCAATGTGTGTTTCTGCCTTCATGTTGACAATGGGTATGCGATACTTTTGTCACCAAATTGAGAATGGACCAATTATAAG tTCTGTTACACCGATCCATCCACAGCTCGCCATGTGGACAGCAGCACTTACCTGGATCTTAGCTTTGTTTGTTCTTAGCCTGCGATGTGTATCAGGGATCGATTTTAAAGAAAAGTCCAATAATACG GCAAAAGTAACTCGATAA
- the LOC143230680 gene encoding transmembrane protein 179-like isoform X1: MATRYNTKESSFKLIYWNISHIIIYMIAIASSLTGAIFFSVSEKKFNGHCPLYSDIVVVMVPGKNDSFRFVTDIHAEKRTKWGSSHSCNFCSFMLVASFVYGLTLVWFFCVCSGNGNIGATGVPNSWRLIPPALLFTVIMSVAMCVSAFMLTMGMRYFCHQIENGPIISCDAAQHITWEAYPYMNGFYSLHLEAELAMWTAALTWILALFVLSLRCVSGIDFKEKSNNTAKVTR, encoded by the exons ATGGCCACTAGATATAATACTAAAGAGAGCTCTTTTAAACTAATATACTGGAACATTTctcatataataatttatatgattgCTATAGCATCTTCACTTACAGGtgctatttttttttctgtaagcgaaaaaaaatttaatggcCATTGTCCTCTTTACAGCGATATTGTTGTTGTCATGGTTCCAGGAAAAAACGACTCTTTTCGTTTTGTAACAGATATACATGCAGAAAAGCGGACGAAATGGGGATCAAGTCATTCATGTAacttttgtagctttatgctgGTTGCATCTTTTGTATATGGGTTGACACTGGTATGGTTTTTTTGCGTTTGCTCTGGAAATGGAAACATAGGAGCAACTGG TGTTCCAAATTCCTGGAGACTAATTCCACCGGCCTTATTGTTTACTGTTATAATGTCTGTCGCAATGTGTGTTTCTGCCTTCATGTTGACAATGGGTATGCGATACTTTTGTCACCAAATTGAGAATGGACCAATTATAAG CTGTGATGCTGCACAACATATAACCTGGGAAGCATATCCGTACATGAATGGTTTCTACAGCTTACATTTAGAAGCTGAG CTCGCCATGTGGACAGCAGCACTTACCTGGATCTTAGCTTTGTTTGTTCTTAGCCTGCGATGTGTATCAGGGATCGATTTTAAAGAAAAGTCCAATAATACG GCAAAAGTAACTCGATAA